CGAGCTTCTGCAGGATGTCGGGATTCGCCGCCAGATAGCCCACGCGCAGGCTGGCCGCCAGCATCTTGGAATAACCGCCCACCAGGATCACCCGTTTCAGGCGGTCCAGCGCGGCCAGCTTCATGGCGCCGCCCGGATGCAGTTCGCCGTAGGTGTCGTCCTCGACCACGAGAAAATCGTGGCGTTCGGCGATGCGCAGGATGTCGTAGGCGGCGCCGGCCGACAACGTGTGGCCGGTGGGGTTGTGCACGGAACTGTTGATGATGAAGAGCTTGGGCTTGTGTTGGGCAGCCAGCTGTTCGAGCAGCGCCGTATCGGGGCCGTCGGGGCCGCGCGGCACGCCGATCAGGCGCGCGCCGAAGGCGGCCAATCGGCCGAAGATGACGAACCAGGCCGGGTCTTCGACCAGCACGGTGTCGCCCGGTTTGACCAGGTGCCGCGCGATCAGGTCCAGGCCGTGCGTGACGCCGTTGGTCGTCAGCAGGTTGAGTTCCGGATGCGCAGGCACGCCATCGTTCTGCAGGAAGGCGGCGATCTGCTGACGCAGCGGCGCGAAGCCCTGCGGGTGGCCATAGCTGACCAGATGGCCGCGCACCGAACGGCCCACGGCGCGCACCGCGCCCGCCACCATCTCGGGGTCGAGCCAGTCCGCCGGCAGCAGCCCTGCGCCGCCCGGCATGCCTGAAGGGTTGGTGTCGCGGAACATGCTGCGCAACAGCCAGGCGACATCGATCCGGGCAGGCGGCGTGAACGCCGCGGGCGCCGCGCTGGCCACGGCGGCCAGGTGGCCGCTGCGCGCCCGCACGAAGAACCCCGCGCCCCGCCGCGACTGCACCAGGCCGCGGGCCACCAGGCGGTCGTAGGCCTCGACCACGGTGAAGCGGCTGACGCCCGACTGTTCGGCCATCTTGCGGATCGACGGCAGCCGGGTGCCGGGCCGCAGACCCTGTTCATCGATGCGGCGCGCCAGCCCATCGGCCAGCTGTGTCACCAAGGTGGCGTCGGCCTGGCGCACGGGCTGCCAGGGCATGGGGGAGGTCGCGGCGGCGGCAACTGTCATGGGGATTTCACCAGGCCAGTAAGTAAAGTGATATGCAAAAGTGTACCGGTACTGTACCGATAACTATGCGTAGAGTGACAGCAATGCCGAAAACCCGCAATAGCGGATGGGCACGATGCCCGCGGCGTTCCCCAACCTTGGTGGCTGTGATGACCCGTCCCGCTTTCTATCCGACCTCCCAGGCTGCGCCTGGCGCGCCCGCTGGGCTGTGGGAGGGGTACGGCTATGGCTTTCTGGGGGTGCTGGTCTTTTCCCTGACGCTGCCCATGACCCGCCTGGCCGTCGGCGAGCTGGCGCCGCTGCTTGTGGGACTGGGCCGGGCGCTGCTGGCGGCGGTGCCGGCCATCGCCGTGCTCTGGCTGACGCGCGCGCGCCGCCCGAACCGCGAGGAATGGCCGGGCGTGATCCTGGCCGCGCTGGGCATCGTGGTGGGCTGGCCGCTGGCATCCTCGCTTGCCATGCAGACCGTGCCCGCGTCGCAGGGCGCCGTCTTCAACGGGCTGCTGCCCCTGTCGACCGCGGCCTTTGCCGCGCTGCGCAGCGGCGAGCGCCCCTCGCCCGCCTTCTGGGCCTGGGCCGTGCTGGGCGCCGCGCTGGTGACGGCCTATGCCCTGCGCCAGGGCGAAGGCGCCCTGCAGCCGGGCTATCTGTGGCTGTTGCTGGCCGTGGTCCTGGGCGGCATGGGCTATGCCGAGGGCGCGCGCGCTTCCCGCACGCTGGGCGGCGGGCGCACCATCTGCTGGGCGCTGGTGATCAGCGCGCCCGTGGTGGCCGCGCCGGTCGGCTGGATGGCGGCGCAGCAGGCCAGTTGGCCCAGCGCCCCGGTGATCTACGCCAGCGCCTATCTGGCGCTGGGTTCCATGTTCCTGGGCTTTTTTGCCTGGTATCGCGGCCTGGCCGTGGGCGGCATCGCCCGGGTCGGCCAGGTGCAGTTGCTGCAACCGTTCCTGACGGTGGTGGCGGCCGCATTGTTGTTTGGCGAATCCGTGGAGCCGGCGACGTACGTCTTCGCGGCTGCCGTGATCGCCGTTATCGCCGGCGGACGCCGCGCCATCGTCAGGACCAAAGAATGAATCTGCTCCCCTCCAACTGGGCCGACGTGCCCCTGATGTCCCTGTCCCTGCTGGGCCCGCTGGCCATGTTCGCCCTGGTCAGTTCCATCACCCCCGGACCCAACAACGTGATGCTGGCCTCGTCCGGCCTGAACTTCGGCTTCCGCCGCAGCGTGCCGCATCTGCTGGGGGTGAACCTGGGCTTCACCTTCATGATTTTCCTGGTGGGAATCGGGCTGGGCTCGGTGTTCCAGCAGGTGCCGCAGCTTTACACCGTGCTGAAGTACGCGGGCGCGGCCTATCTGCTGTACCTGGCGTGGAAGATCGCGAATTCGGGCGAAATGGACGACGGCGAAGCGCGCGGAAAGCCGTTCACCTTCCTGCAGGCCGCCGCCTTTCAGTGGGTCAACCCCAAGGCCTGGGTCATGGCCGTGGGCGTGATCGCCACCTACACGCCGCAGAATGGCTTCTTCGCCAATCTGGTCATCGCCACCGTCGTCTGCGGCATCGTCAACCTGCCCAGCATCGGCATCTGGGTGACCTTCGGCACGGCGCTGCGCCGCGTGCTGCACAAGCCCTGGGCGATCCGCGCCTTCAATGTGGGCATGGCGCTGCTGCTGGTGGCGTCGCTGTATCCGGTAGCGCTGGAAATGCTGCACTGACGCGGCGCTCAGGCCAGCAACCCCACAACCACGGCGGGCGTGACCAGCACATTGAACAGCCCCGCCATCACCATCACCAGGCCCGCGACGGCGCCTTCATCGGCCGCCAGTTCGCGGGCCTTGGCCGTTCCGGCGCCGTGCGCGCCCATGCCGAACAGCGCGCCGCGCGCCAGCGCCGAACGCAGCGGCAGCCAGCGCCGCATCAACTGGCCCAGGGCCGCGCCGAACACGCCCGTGACGATCACGAAGACGGCCGTCAGGTCCGGCACGCCGCCCACGTGCGACGACACGGCCACCGCGAACGGCGTGGCCACCGAACGCGGCAGCAGGCTCAGGCGCAGGTCCGGCGACAGGCCCAGCAGGCTGCCCAGCATCCAGGCGCTGGCGCCTGCGATCAGGCTGCCCACCGCCACGCCCGCCACCAGCACCGGCCAGTAACGGCGGATCAGCGCGCGCTGTTCATACAAGGGCAGCGCGAAGGCCACGATGACCGGGCCCAACATCGCCATCAGCCAGTGCGACCCCGCCATGTAGTCCCGGTAGTCGGTGTGCAGCGCAAGCGCCAGCGCCAGCAGCAGCGCGGGCGCCACCACCAGGGTCGACGTGCACCAGTAGGCATAGCGCCGGTAGAACAGGCGCGCGCAGACATAGGCCAGCACCGTCGCGGCGGGCCAGAACAGCAAGTTGAAATCAGCTGGCATGGCGATTCATCCAGCGATAGCAGAGATCAATGGTCAACGCCGTGCCGGCCATCACCAGAACCGTGCCCAGGAGGATGACGGCCAGCAGCTTCAAGCCCAGCACGCCCAGGAATTCGCGGTGGTCCAGCAGCGACATGACGGCGGGCACGAAGAACAGCAGCATCTCGCCCAGCAGCCAGCTGGCGCCGCGATGCACGTTGCGCACCCGCAGGCGGCGCGTGGCCAGCAGCGCCAACACCAGCGCCATGCCGATGACGCCGCCCGGCACGGGCAGACCCAGCAACTGGGCCAACGCCTGACCCAGCAAGGAGAAGAGGACCAGCAGACAGATTTGCAGCACGCGGCTGCGGCGCAGCGTGCTGCGTAGAAGAAGGGCGAGGCGTGGGCGAGACATGAGACGAAGTTCCTGCGGCAAGCAGATGTTTTACGCCTACGGTGCTCATAGATAAAATGAATTTGATGAATTCAAGTTATTCCAGATAGGCATACACATGGAACTGCGTCCGTTGCGCGCCCTGGTAGAAGTGGTCCGCCAGGGCGGTTTCTCGCAAGCCGCCCGGGCCGTCTTTGCCACCCAGCCCACCGTCAGCAAAGCGGTGCGCCAGCTGGAAGACGAACTGGGCATGCCGTTGCTGGACCGCCACGCCCAGCCGCCGCGGCTGACCGCGGCTGGCGAAATCGTCTACCGCCGCGCCGTGGCCATGCTGGCGCAGCGCGATGATCTGTACGCCGAACTGGACGAACTGAAGGGGCTCAAGCGCGGCGTGCTGCGCCTGGGCCTGCCGCCGCTGGGCAGCAGCACCCTGTTCGCCCCCATGTTTGCGCGCTTTCGCAGCCGCTATCCGCAGATTGAAATCAGCCTGGTGGAACACGGCAGCCGCCGCCTGGAGGAAATGGTGATGGCTGGCGAGATCGAACTGGCCGCCTCGCTCAAACCGGTGCCCGACATCTTCGAATGGCAGCCCGTGGCACGCGAGCCGCTGGTGGCGCTGATGCCGGCCGACCACCCCAAGGCGCACGCCGCAACGGTCGGATTGAGCGATCTGCGGGACACGCCCTTCATTCTGTTCGAGACCGGCTTCGCCCTGAACCGCATCATCCACGACGCCTGCCAGCGCGCCGGCTTCTCCCCCACCGTGGCCGCGCGCAGCGGCCAGATCGATTTCATCGCGGCGCTGGTGGCGGCCGGCCTGGGCGTGGCCTTCCTGCCGCGCCTGAAGGCCCGCGAAGAGCTGCACGCCGGCGTGGCGCGCGTGCCGCTGCGCGATGCCGGCACGGACTGGGAGATGGTGCAGGTGTGGCGCCGCGGCGGCTACCTGTCGCATGCCGCCCAAGCCTGGCTGGCCTTGACCCGGGAAGTCCATCCCGAAGTATGCTGATGCCGGAACCCAGCCGCCCCGCCCGGGTCAGACTATCCATGCCAGCCCTACCCCGCCTTTCTCCCCGCCGCCTGTTCGCCGTTGCCTTGCTTGCAGGCGCCAGCGTGGTCGGCTGCACCCAGCTCGATTCCTGGCAGCGGCAGACTATTTTCTCCCCCCAGTCCGAACCGCAGACCTGGTGGCGCGAACCCGCCGCCGGCACCCAGGTTTATGACCTGACGCTGGCAGGCGGCGACAAGGTGCGCGCCTGGTACTGGCAAAGCCCTCAAGCCGGCGCGCCCACCGTGCTGTACCTGCATGGCGCACGCTGGAATCTGAACGGCAGCGCCTTCCGCATCGACGGCTGGACGCGCATGGGCTATTCCGTGCTCGCCATCGACTACCGCGGCTTCGGCGCGTCGACCCCGCGTCTGCCGTCCGAGGAAAGCGCGCTGGAAGACGCCGTGGCCGGGCTGAAGGAGCTGGCGCGCATCCAGCCCGATCCGGCGCGCCGCTTCATCTACGGCCATAGCCTGGGCGGCGCAATCGCCATCGACCTGGCCGCGCGCCCCGACCAGCCGGCATTCGCCGGCCTGATCGTGGAATCCAGCTTCACCAGCATCGGCGCGATGCTGGCCACGCTGCGCTGGGGCAAGGTGCCTGGCGCCAGCCTGCTGGTCACGCAACCGTTCGCTTCCGTGGAAAAGCTGGCGCGCATGCGCACACCCATGCTGTTCATGCACGGCACCGCCGACCGCGTGGTGCCGCACACCATGAGCGACGAGCTCTACGCCGCCGCAGGCAACGTTGCGCCCGAGCTCAAACGCCTGGTCAAGATCGAAGGCGCCTCGCATTCCGGCGCCTTCCGCAGCGGCGCGCAATACGAGACCGCGGTGAAGACCTTCATGCAGGACGCGAGCCGCGCGTATCCGCGCAAGGCCGGCTAGCCTCCGCAGTCCGCCAGCCCGGCCTGGGCTGCCTCTCTCCCTCGCCTCCATCCGACCTCTCTACGGCCGCCGGCAAGCACGACGCCTGCCTTGCCCGTGCGCGCAAGGCGCACGCTTCCCGCTCATCCCCAGAAATCACGCATCGGCTTGTCTCCGCCTCCGGGTTGACCCGCCCCGGGAAATCCCCAAATCAAAATATCTTCTAAATATATTTATCAGATATTAGACTTTGCACCTGCTCGCCGCTCCGCCATTGAAGCGACGGCATCTTGAGGAGAAGCCAGTTGAGTAACGT
The sequence above is drawn from the Achromobacter xylosoxidans genome and encodes:
- a CDS encoding PLP-dependent aminotransferase family protein — its product is MRQADATLVTQLADGLARRIDEQGLRPGTRLPSIRKMAEQSGVSRFTVVEAYDRLVARGLVQSRRGAGFFVRARSGHLAAVASAAPAAFTPPARIDVAWLLRSMFRDTNPSGMPGGAGLLPADWLDPEMVAGAVRAVGRSVRGHLVSYGHPQGFAPLRQQIAAFLQNDGVPAHPELNLLTTNGVTHGLDLIARHLVKPGDTVLVEDPAWFVIFGRLAAFGARLIGVPRGPDGPDTALLEQLAAQHKPKLFIINSSVHNPTGHTLSAGAAYDILRIAERHDFLVVEDDTYGELHPGGAMKLAALDRLKRVILVGGYSKMLAASLRVGYLAANPDILQKLADLKMLAGLTSPELGERVIHRVLMEGQYRRHIERVRLRVDDARQRCLKGLLKLGLTVHHEPHAGMFVWADYGRDTEALARVAADHGMLLAPGTLFSPSQAPSTMLRFSVTIADHRGVWTDLEKIFAQNASSNQ
- a CDS encoding DMT family transporter, giving the protein MTRPAFYPTSQAAPGAPAGLWEGYGYGFLGVLVFSLTLPMTRLAVGELAPLLVGLGRALLAAVPAIAVLWLTRARRPNREEWPGVILAALGIVVGWPLASSLAMQTVPASQGAVFNGLLPLSTAAFAALRSGERPSPAFWAWAVLGAALVTAYALRQGEGALQPGYLWLLLAVVLGGMGYAEGARASRTLGGGRTICWALVISAPVVAAPVGWMAAQQASWPSAPVIYASAYLALGSMFLGFFAWYRGLAVGGIARVGQVQLLQPFLTVVAAALLFGESVEPATYVFAAAVIAVIAGGRRAIVRTKE
- a CDS encoding LysE family translocator → MNLLPSNWADVPLMSLSLLGPLAMFALVSSITPGPNNVMLASSGLNFGFRRSVPHLLGVNLGFTFMIFLVGIGLGSVFQQVPQLYTVLKYAGAAYLLYLAWKIANSGEMDDGEARGKPFTFLQAAAFQWVNPKAWVMAVGVIATYTPQNGFFANLVIATVVCGIVNLPSIGIWVTFGTALRRVLHKPWAIRAFNVGMALLLVASLYPVALEMLH
- a CDS encoding LrgB family protein; protein product: MPADFNLLFWPAATVLAYVCARLFYRRYAYWCTSTLVVAPALLLALALALHTDYRDYMAGSHWLMAMLGPVIVAFALPLYEQRALIRRYWPVLVAGVAVGSLIAGASAWMLGSLLGLSPDLRLSLLPRSVATPFAVAVSSHVGGVPDLTAVFVIVTGVFGAALGQLMRRWLPLRSALARGALFGMGAHGAGTAKARELAADEGAVAGLVMVMAGLFNVLVTPAVVVGLLA
- a CDS encoding CidA/LrgA family protein: MSRPRLALLLRSTLRRSRVLQICLLVLFSLLGQALAQLLGLPVPGGVIGMALVLALLATRRLRVRNVHRGASWLLGEMLLFFVPAVMSLLDHREFLGVLGLKLLAVILLGTVLVMAGTALTIDLCYRWMNRHAS
- a CDS encoding LysR family transcriptional regulator; this translates as MELRPLRALVEVVRQGGFSQAARAVFATQPTVSKAVRQLEDELGMPLLDRHAQPPRLTAAGEIVYRRAVAMLAQRDDLYAELDELKGLKRGVLRLGLPPLGSSTLFAPMFARFRSRYPQIEISLVEHGSRRLEEMVMAGEIELAASLKPVPDIFEWQPVAREPLVALMPADHPKAHAATVGLSDLRDTPFILFETGFALNRIIHDACQRAGFSPTVAARSGQIDFIAALVAAGLGVAFLPRLKAREELHAGVARVPLRDAGTDWEMVQVWRRGGYLSHAAQAWLALTREVHPEVC
- a CDS encoding alpha/beta hydrolase — its product is MPALPRLSPRRLFAVALLAGASVVGCTQLDSWQRQTIFSPQSEPQTWWREPAAGTQVYDLTLAGGDKVRAWYWQSPQAGAPTVLYLHGARWNLNGSAFRIDGWTRMGYSVLAIDYRGFGASTPRLPSEESALEDAVAGLKELARIQPDPARRFIYGHSLGGAIAIDLAARPDQPAFAGLIVESSFTSIGAMLATLRWGKVPGASLLVTQPFASVEKLARMRTPMLFMHGTADRVVPHTMSDELYAAAGNVAPELKRLVKIEGASHSGAFRSGAQYETAVKTFMQDASRAYPRKAG